From a single Nostoc edaphicum CCNP1411 genomic region:
- a CDS encoding SDR family NAD(P)-dependent oxidoreductase has protein sequence MSEDLKGKVALITGANKGIGYEITRQLGSRGATVLVGSRDIGRGEEAANKLRLNQIDARSVQLDVIDQKTIDSVSEQIESEFGKLDILVNNAGILVDGDRLPPSQVDIETLRQTYETNVFGVFAVTKALLPLLKKSTAGRIVNLSSGLGSLTQNSDPNYEFVDFKLLAYNSSKTAVNAIYRLLNLKIPRLKSMLLTLVSQQQTLINTKGIALLSKERSQ, from the coding sequence ATGTCAGAAGATTTAAAAGGCAAAGTTGCGCTGATTACAGGTGCAAACAAAGGTATCGGGTATGAGATTACACGCCAATTAGGTTCTAGAGGTGCTACTGTTCTTGTTGGTTCAAGAGATATCGGACGTGGTGAAGAAGCGGCGAATAAACTTCGTTTAAATCAGATCGATGCTCGATCAGTTCAACTTGATGTCATCGACCAAAAAACAATCGATTCCGTGAGTGAACAAATCGAGAGCGAATTCGGAAAACTTGACATCCTTGTAAACAATGCTGGGATACTGGTTGATGGCGATCGCCTTCCACCTAGTCAAGTTGATATTGAAACACTGCGACAAACTTATGAAACCAATGTATTTGGAGTGTTTGCAGTTACAAAAGCCCTGCTGCCACTTTTAAAAAAGTCAACAGCAGGGCGAATAGTGAATTTATCAAGTGGTTTAGGTTCTCTGACTCAAAACTCTGATCCTAATTATGAGTTCGTTGATTTTAAGCTTCTTGCTTATAACTCATCAAAAACAGCAGTGAATGCAATCTATAGGCTGCTGAACTTAAAGATACCCCGATTAAAGTCAATGCTGCTGACCCTGGTTTCACAGCAACAGACATTAATCAATACCAAGGGTATCGCACTGTTGAGCAAGGAGCGATCGCAATAG
- a CDS encoding class I SAM-dependent methyltransferase: MTVNQIIGDSQKQIYGNFGKRFFAWMMAQSSSTYDKIVCDVYDGLRLRKRSLFANLQGKVLEIGPGTGPNLPYYPKDIHWIGIEPNPHMHSYLQKQAEKLGLNIDLRIGNAEWLDAEDNSIDTVVSTLVLCSVPNIDYTLQAILRVLKPGGRFLFIEHVAAPPGSLLRQLQSTIRPIWKVIGDGCHPDRETWIALEKAGFTSVNYERFDAQLPIVSPHIIGVATK, translated from the coding sequence ATGACTGTAAACCAAATTATTGGAGATTCACAAAAACAGATTTATGGTAACTTTGGCAAACGTTTTTTTGCCTGGATGATGGCTCAAAGTAGCAGCACGTATGATAAAATCGTATGCGATGTCTACGACGGGCTACGCCTACGCAAACGTTCTCTTTTTGCCAATCTTCAAGGTAAAGTGTTAGAAATAGGCCCAGGAACAGGCCCTAACCTTCCCTACTATCCTAAAGATATCCACTGGATAGGAATCGAGCCAAACCCACACATGCATTCCTATCTGCAAAAACAAGCAGAAAAGCTGGGTTTAAACATCGACCTTCGCATTGGTAATGCTGAATGGCTAGATGCTGAAGATAATAGCATAGATACTGTTGTTAGTACCTTAGTTTTGTGTTCAGTGCCGAATATAGATTATACATTACAGGCAATTTTAAGAGTACTAAAACCAGGCGGACGCTTCTTATTTATTGAACATGTCGCCGCACCTCCAGGAAGTTTATTACGACAACTACAAAGCACAATTCGTCCGATTTGGAAAGTGATAGGTGATGGTTGCCATCCAGATAGAGAAACTTGGATAGCCTTAGAAAAAGCTGGTTTCACTAGTGTGAATTATGAGCGATTTGATGCACAATTGCCAATTGTCAGCCCTCATATTATCGGCGTAGCGACAAAGTAA
- a CDS encoding cyanophycinase: MTKAFPSIARRLKSTGIKLLKMGTFLITRFIASWKRYFLGDTVDVRPSPSPSPSSDVRPSLGGPVLSLGGGGPDVDDAIQWMINQVRGSSNSSTKVNVVVLRTNGNHDYNRLISAMKGVNSVETLLIRNRQEANKAEIYEKVRNAEVVFFAGGDQCQYIRNWKDTKLEAAVKSVYLKGGGVGGTSAGAMIQSDCVYDACASSEKGIETRDALEDPYRDITFTYNFFNWSNLKGTIVDTHFDRRERMGRIMTFIARQIKDGVSSSVLGIAVSESTSVLVDKNGLVKVMGRGAAYFVLGNHQPEVCEPRKPLTFSNYKIWKVRSGDTFNLRNRPTSGYYLRSVKRGRIDSNPY; encoded by the coding sequence ATGACAAAGGCATTCCCAAGCATAGCAAGGCGCTTGAAAAGTACAGGAATCAAGTTGTTGAAGATGGGAACCTTCCTAATAACCCGTTTTATTGCAAGCTGGAAACGCTACTTCCTGGGTGACACTGTTGATGTCCGCCCCTCCCCCTCTCCCTCTCCTTCATCTGATGTCCGTCCCTCTTTAGGGGGGCCAGTCCTAAGCTTAGGTGGAGGGGGCCCCGATGTCGATGATGCTATCCAGTGGATGATTAACCAAGTTCGGGGAAGTAGCAACTCCAGTACTAAAGTTAATGTTGTAGTTCTCCGCACTAATGGTAATCACGATTACAATCGGCTAATTTCTGCTATGAAGGGTGTAAATTCTGTGGAAACTCTTCTGATTCGCAACAGACAAGAGGCAAACAAAGCCGAGATTTATGAAAAAGTCAGAAACGCTGAAGTGGTTTTCTTTGCTGGCGGCGACCAATGTCAATACATCCGCAACTGGAAGGATACTAAGCTTGAGGCTGCTGTTAAGTCAGTTTACCTGAAGGGAGGTGGTGTTGGTGGCACCAGTGCGGGTGCGATGATCCAAAGTGATTGTGTCTATGATGCTTGCGCTTCTTCTGAAAAAGGCATTGAAACTAGAGACGCACTCGAAGATCCTTACCGAGACATTACTTTTACTTACAATTTTTTCAATTGGAGTAATTTAAAGGGAACTATCGTAGATACGCACTTCGACAGGCGAGAAAGAATGGGTCGAATTATGACTTTTATTGCCCGTCAAATTAAGGATGGTGTATCTAGCAGTGTTTTAGGCATAGCAGTTAGTGAAAGTACATCGGTTCTTGTAGATAAAAACGGTTTGGTGAAAGTTATGGGTAGGGGTGCGGCGTATTTTGTACTTGGCAATCATCAACCTGAAGTCTGTGAACCCCGCAAGCCTTTAACCTTTTCTAATTACAAAATTTGGAAAGTTCGCAGTGGCGACACCTTTAACTTGAGAAACAGACCAACCTCTGGGTATTATCTCAGGAGTGTCAAAAGGGGACGGATTGATTCAAATCCTTATTGA
- a CDS encoding aldo/keto reductase, translated as MQTKQLGNSELHITPIGFGAWAIGGGGWAFGWGAQDDQESIAAINSALDLGVNWIDTAAVYGLGHSEEVVAKALKGRSSHPYIFTKCSMIWDEKGEIGRSLKADSVRREVEASLRRLDIETIDLYQIHWPNPDSDIEEGWTTLNKLKDEGKVRYIGVSNFNVEQLKRVQEIAPVTSLQPPYSLVKRDVEKEILPFCQENNIGVIVYSPMQSGLLTGKMTPERIANFPDDDWRKNSSEFQEPRLSRNLKLVEVLQHIAQQHDRSAGEVAIAWTLNNPAVTAAIVGGRNPKQVEGIIGAGEFRLNQQELDQIGTFLRENP; from the coding sequence ATGCAAACCAAACAGCTTGGTAATTCGGAGCTTCACATTACCCCAATCGGCTTTGGTGCTTGGGCGATCGGTGGAGGTGGATGGGCTTTTGGTTGGGGAGCGCAGGATGATCAGGAATCGATCGCAGCGATCAATAGCGCTCTCGACCTCGGCGTTAATTGGATTGACACCGCAGCTGTCTATGGTTTGGGACATTCGGAGGAGGTTGTAGCTAAGGCACTCAAAGGTCGATCTAGTCACCCTTACATTTTCACTAAATGCTCAATGATCTGGGATGAAAAGGGTGAAATTGGTCGCAGCCTGAAGGCGGATTCTGTGCGGCGTGAGGTTGAAGCTAGTCTACGCCGACTCGATATTGAAACCATTGATCTTTACCAAATCCACTGGCCCAACCCTGACTCAGACATCGAAGAAGGTTGGACAACTCTTAACAAGCTTAAGGATGAAGGTAAGGTTCGCTATATTGGGGTTTCAAACTTTAATGTAGAACAGTTGAAACGTGTCCAGGAAATTGCACCAGTTACCTCATTGCAACCACCTTATTCACTGGTGAAGCGCGATGTCGAGAAGGAAATTCTGCCTTTTTGTCAGGAAAATAACATAGGTGTGATTGTGTATTCACCGATGCAATCTGGCTTGCTCACAGGAAAGATGACACCTGAGCGGATTGCCAATTTCCCAGATGATGATTGGCGTAAGAATAGCAGTGAATTTCAGGAGCCACGTCTGTCTCGTAACTTGAAGCTAGTCGAGGTGTTGCAGCACATTGCTCAACAACACGATCGCTCGGCCGGTGAGGTAGCGATCGCTTGGACTTTAAACAATCCGGCGGTGACAGCTGCGATCGTGGGCGGACGCAATCCAAAGCAGGTGGAAGGAATCATCGGTGCTGGGGAATTTCGCCTCAATCAGCAGGAACTAGATCAGATTGGCACCTTCCTGCGCGAAAATCCATAA